aatatgaaaagattatgataagaaaaaattaaatgactTCTAAGAAAACGGAGTGTTGCCTGCAGGTTACATTCACTTATTACATCTATGGAAGAGAATGTTTATCACCCACAGTAAAATTATTCGCTGTAAATCTTCTCATTTaaagtttattttttgtgtttatttacaagtagtttttttttttttttttgttatttgtgttgtgcgtatttctattgttattgttgttattattgtttttattgaatACTAAAGAATCCTAAACTGTCACCAGGTTCTCAACGACTGATTGAGATGGAAGGCCACGACAGACTTGCAGCAGCGTCTTCTCCTTGGGaagtttctttcttatctcgttATGATGCAAGGGAAGGCTCTGCATAACAAAGAAGGTAAGGTGAGAAACGAAGCAGTAAAGAAAGTaggttgttttcctcttttttatatttctgaattgattgttttctttaaatattgccttttctttttttgttgttcttgttcttgatcttgttcttcatgctcttcttcttgttcttgttcttggttttcctgttcttttgttattgttctcctttttcttcttctttttcttcttcttttcttcttcatcatcatcatcatcatcatcatcatcatcatcatcatcatcatcaccaccaccaccaccaccaccaccaccaccaccaccaccaccaccaccaccaccaccaccaccaccaccaccattaccattatcatcatcggtatcattatcatcatcgttaatttttttcatagtaCTACAAGACAAACTATATAatttgtttactactactactgctgctcctattactactactgctactgctactgctactgctactactactactactactactactactactgctactactactactactactactactactactactactactactactactttctttttttatctgtaggtggcacaggcaattttatttatagtggtgcctATACGagtattagggcccatatcaccatccaagcgcatcatataatatataatttgcttactactactactatttacaactaaaacaaaaaaaaaatataatagtaatggtaataacaataataataatagtaataataataataataataataataataataataataataataataataataataataataataatgataataaagttaatagcaatagcagtaataataatgaaaatttataATAAAAACAGCAGGAATAAcagtattattaataataataacaataataataatagtaataataataataataataataataataataataataataataataataataataataataataataataataataataataataataataataataataataataataataataatagtaataataataatattaatgataataatgataataacaatagaaataatagtaataataataacaacaacaataataataataataataataataataataataataataataataataataataatgaaaataatgatagtagaagtagtagtagtagtagtagtagtagtagtagtagtagtagtagtagtagtagtagtaataataataataataataataataataataataataataataataataataataataataataataataataataataataataataataataatagtaataataataataatgataccacaactactactactactactactactactactactactgctactactactactactactactactactactgctactgctactactgctgctactgctactgctactactgctgctactgctactactactactgctactactactactactactactactactactaataataataataataataataataataataataataataataataatgataataatggtaaaatcaattattattattattattattattgttatgtgtgtattattattattattattattattattattattattattattattattattattattattattattattattattattattattattattattattattattattattattattattattattattattattattattattattattattattattattattattattattattattattattattattattattattattattattattattattattattattattattattattattattattattattattattattattattattattattattattattattattattattattattattattattattattattattattattattattattattattattatcattattattattattattattattattattattattattattattattattattattattatgtagttattattattattattattattattattaatttagttTATCATCAGAactcaaataaagaaagaaagctgCAAAAtgccttcattattattattaatgtagttattattattattattattattattattaatttagttTATCATCAGAactcaaataaagaaagaaagctgCAAAATGCCTTGAGGCTTATCATTATgatcattacttttatcattattactcctatcatcatcatcaccatcatcatcatcatcatgttttCACAGGTAAATGACTGGCAGACCGAATTTCTTCATCAAGctttattaagaaaaatatcaaaatattctagacacattatttctctctctctctctctctctctctctctctctctctctctctctctctctctctctctctctctctctctctctctctctctctctctctctctctctctctctctctcttttctcacgtACATACAGAGTGTCTCAGAAATATACGCACATGaccttctcattccttccccccCACGGACTAGTTGGTATGTACGTTTGTGTGCTTTTCATCAGCTTCTCTCCGTCCGTACATGTGGGGTCATTGTGTGTGCACCCCGAGACATACTCAGCCTCGAGTAAAACGTGTACATGGGAACGTGCTTTGCCTTCACATGTATGCAATGCTAACCACGCTACACCTTATCATGTGAATACAAACATTGTGCGCGCgcgagttcacacacacacacacacacacacacggcccggtagctcagtggttagagcgctggcttcacaagccagatgaccggggttcgattccccggccgggtggagatatttgggtgtgtctcctttcacgtgtagcccctgttcacctagcagtgaataggtacgggatgtaaatcgaggagttgtgaccttgttgtcccggtgtgtggtgtgtgcctggtctcagacctatcccaagatcggaaataatgagctctgagctcgttccgtagggtaacgtctggctgtctcgtcagagactgcagcagatcaaacagtgaattacacacacacacaggtgatagTACTAATATTCTTGATTATTGTCTTTGGCATTTTTGATAAGTTTgagaatcatcatcattattatctttatcatgttattgattattttatcattattcttatcattattagcaatattatatcattatcaGTATCGCCTTAATCAACCTTATTTcacaattattataataattattatcatatcTCAATCATGAGtatttaatcatcatcatcattatcatcattatcattattgtcataattattatcattacttttataacaataatgataataataataatggtaataataataattattattatcttcattattattattattattattattattattattattattattattattattattatcattatttttactatcattattatcattataattttcattatcatcaccatcatcatcatcatcatcatcatcattaacacatttctcattttaattttcttctttttattatcgttattattattattattattattattattattattattattattattattattattattattattaccaccaccaccatcataatcgTTGTCATCGTCATTATCGACTCATCACTGTGATGCCGTTCACtaattcattatcatcataagaTCAagaatcataatcataataatccTCGCAGTTATTAtagtcatcgtcatcatctctATCATAACTTCACTATTACACCAGAAATCATCGTAAGATTCCCTTTGCTGTTCACTGTATTCTCACACCGCTGCCACAGCATTCATTACTCACTGCATTGCACCTAAATAGTTTCACCATGAGTACAATCCACACAATGATGATCATACACGATAATCACTGTCTTCACcagtatcatcaccatcattgtcacCCTGAACATCTTTTCTCGCATCAATATTTTTACGAAGACTATCTAATTCAGTTTCTCTCTGTTATTATGAATACTTTTTGTTTGCTTGGACAGAGAATAGATATGCACGATGTTGTATCTATCCCTTTCTTGTTATGTGTTCTGTTATGCATGACGTATTATCTGATTTGTATTCTGTAGTATTACTTTGCATTATTTTACCTATTATGGTGATAAATCACTTAGATACTCATTTATCAAtgaactatgtgtgtgtgtgtgtgtgtgtgtgtgtgtgtgtgtgtgtgtgtgtgtgtgtgtgtgtgtaaatgactggaacttcctgcctgcttctatatttcgtCCTCCTTGTCACTTCAACTCTTTCCGATTTTgaatggtattttttttcctttcttttgggaCTGACATTTTCAGTGGTCATTATTTttcgcttgttgttgttgttgttgttgttgttgttgttgttgttgtttttgttgccttgGTCAGTGTCACAGTGTGTCTCAGTCCTCCACTTCCTTGAAAGTCTTGTCAAACTGTTTGTGGGAGTTACGGTAGGAAGGAACCTTAAGCTCATTGGGAGACTCCGGCTCGCTGTCCTCTTCTgtgtggagaagagaaaaacaagagaaggatgaagagaaaggagctATAAAATCATTCATGattttatgataataatgatggtgatacttGTAATAGTTGTTGTGATAGTaaggttgatggtgatgataaagagaagagaggagagctgTAATATTATTTATTCAATGATGATAGTGGTTGGTTTGTCGTGGTAGATGGTTGTGACAGTAGCGCCGGTGCTGATGAATACAACATAATACAAAGGAAGttcaaacaacaacagactCTGAGATCCTACTAGGTTGTTGGCTATTATACTCTAAACTATTCGTAGGAGAGGCAGGATAGTACAGATATTGAgatagtgaagaggaggaggggagccaTTGAAGtgttaataagaaataaacaaatggacTGAAGGATGAGGAGAGTTCTTTCgccttgaaataatgaagaaataacgCTGTTACCCCAAAACCATGGTGTTTGTactatatcaaagaaaaactgtATTTTAAGGGTAAGCTATTCTGTCTTCTTCCAGACGCGTAAAAGCCAGTATCACTTTCCCAGTTGAATATTTTGGaaacaaacaagcacacacacacacacacacacacacacacacacacacacacacacacacacacacacacacacacacacacacacacacacacacacacaggcctatccgaagatcggaaataatgagctctgagctcgttccgtagggtaacgtctggctgtttcgtcagagactgcagcagatcaaacagtgaaacacacacacacacacacacacacacacacacacacacacacacacacacacacacacacacacacacacacacacacacacacacacacacatttctctctctctctctctctctctctctctctctctctctctctctctcaagaactcGCAACTGCAACCATGTTTTCTCGTAATCTTGCCCACTAAGCTCTGACAACGCCACGTCCCAGTAGACTTGAAATATTTCCCGGACATACTTCTGCTACGTCACTTTCTTTTGACTCACGGTGACACTTAACTAATCCACACCAACAATGACTAACTCCTGCTGCTCGTCCCATACTGACTCACCTTCCTACCTTTATCAACACGCCCACGCCTTCATTGACACATGCATTCTTACAAGTAAAGTGACTCACCCGGCTCCCTGTTTGCGCCCTTGCAGTAGACAATACCCACAGAAGGCTGGGAGTCATGGAACTGGTTAGGGTTCGAGGATTGGGTCGTCTTGGTGCAGAGGGCGAGGGTAAGAACCATTACCAAGAAGAGCGCCAGGCCCGCCATCACCCAAGCCGTTACCATCCCAGCTCCTGCTCCGCCCTTCCGTCTTGATTTGtcaccctcttttccttctgatGGTCCTGCTCCGTCTCCGCTTTCTGATGGGGATGTTGATGATATATCTCCGTCCGTGTTGGTTCCTGGATCTGGGATGTCTGTTTGTGAAGAGTATGTGACTTTATGGCTGGCTTGTGACAAATGGGATTGCAGATTTCGAAATGAACAATACGTGCGATGTGATTTTGATGATGATTTGGGTTATAAAGTAGCATGTCatcctgcctttcctcctcctcttacacctcATCCTTCtgctcattatcatcatcgttatcgaCATCTATAATTCCATTACAGCTTGAAAGTCTTCCATATATTTCTCcagtcatattctctctctctctctctctctctctctctctctctctctctctctctctctctctctctctctctctgagtgatTGCAGTCGTTACGTGAaacatttttcgttttatttcgtCATTTATACTTTTCTGTTTGCAATCATCTAGTTAACTTTCTACTCTTCGTTATTTCCTTACCATTTCTTTATAAGTGCGCCCattatctgtttttttcatcCATGCATTACGTATTAATACAATCATTACTATTACGTATACGTTCACCTgaatatttaaaaagaaaaggtgtgCATTGAAATGAGTCTAGTGAGTGAGAAAGACGAGCTAAGCCTGTACTCGTAATGGCTTGAGAGTAAGAACTTGTCATGACTCACCTGTAGACGGGAAGTTGTCGATGAGTCCTTCAGGAGCGCAGTGGAGGGTCCATCTGAATCCTCTGAGTCGGCTGATTCTGTAGTTTGCTTTGTGTACCCAGATCTGCACTTCCTTCACGTTGTCCGTTCCATTCCGGGGctgctctattttctcttcctggtGGTTCTGTGCGATAAGGGTCAGATATTGTCACAGTATAAATAATAGCTGTAGCgtcttgttgtggtggtggtggtggtgataatggtggtggtgcgggtggtggtaaTCATAGTTTGTAGACTATGGATTCCAAACTGCTCCGATTCCGTTAATTCTAATCGTTATTTACAATATGAAATACAAAATATGATAGGTAAAAGACTGATAATTGAACAAAAAGCTAATATACCAGGGATGAGATTTCCTTAATTAGAGGAAAGTAATCCAGTCAAGACTCGtttcggtgtgtgtgttggggggggagAGGCAAAAATACAAAGGATCGAGTTCCCATTTACCCCGCCCAATCCCTTTTAGTCATCTTTTACGATGGGTGGAGAATACAGTGAGAAAATTCTTATTACCCGGTtataacgacaacaataacaaaaacatttttcttccaccaccactatcatatgATATGGTCTTCCTCAACCTCTTACATACGTTAAatcaataaatggataaatgaataaagagatgaaaataataacactagTGAAACAAAAATCGACAGTCATCACCCACCTCGGCTTTCAGGATCTTAACTCTGTGCCACTTGCCCGCCGTCCACTCGCTGGCGTTCACTGTCACATTCAAACCTTTGTCGGGGGTGAGTGTAAGCATTGGGGTGATAGACAATTTAAGTGGGGCAGGAGGTGGGCGAGGGATTGGGTTAACATACATTGTGAAGGGTGTCTGCAGTTTCACCTTTCCTCGAATCAGAGCCGATAAATTATCGCGGATAAGACAGCCTGTGGAGTGGAGAATGAGATGAATGACTAAGACAAATAAACgctaaatagaaaagaagaataacagcaGAAAGATAGAATATCATTATCTTAGACAGAGTTAAGCAGTAAAATCGACAACTTTTTTACTACGAGTTCCATGCTAAGTTACTAACACTATTGTATCAAGCAGAAGCGAAATACACTTGTATGCATTCATAGATCAAGCAGCATATAAAGCATGACAAACTATTAGTTACTGGTAAaggtttacttttttctttctttattttcaaattATAGATTTATCCCATGGAATACGTTGATATACTATAGTTACTGATACATAATTTAATGTTCTCCCGAAGCCACCCTTCCATGGAATTCCAGGCATAATAGTGATACTGGTGAATAAAACACTCACCAGATAAACAATTGAATGTCACGTGAGTTTCTTTATTGGAGGACACATAGACAGAAAAACCGACATTGACATTAGCGGTGATGGCATTCAGTCTGTCAGCAGGTGTGTAAACAAGCAGGGTGTCCACGCCAATAGGGTCCAGCACAAGATGAAtccaggagaaggaagatcgGTCACTGGCCAGAGTGAGGTGTTTGTGTTCATTGCCATAATTCAGCGTCGCTTTTTCTTGATTGACTGCTATGTAGCTTTGGTAAGGAGACATACGATTGCGTTATGTGATGTTATAGAACAAtagtaatgaagatgatgacgacacacacacacacacacacacacacacacacacacacacacacacacacacacacacacacacacacacacacacacacatatatatatatatatatatatatatatatatatatatatatatatatatatatatatatatatatatatatatatatatatatatatatatatatatatatatatatatatatatatatatatatatatatatatatatatatatatatatatatatatatatatatatatatatatatatatatatatatatatatatatatatatatatatatatatatatatatatatatatatatatatatatatatatatatatatatatatatatgtgtgtgtgtgtgtgtgtgtgtgtgtgtgtgtcgtcatcatcttcattactatatatactatataagAAGAGTGAGCGGCTGGTAGTTATTTTTGGTGTGGTGCAGATAGATGATACAGTACATAGCTCCCACAACACCCGCTGACTTAGTAGTGATATGGATACTTTATACATTATGTACTACCTGTTAAGCCAACAATCTGATTTACTACAATTAGATAACTCTTGCTTGTCGCTGTTTGTGATCTTTTCATGTATACAGTTCTTATTTTGTTCGAATTGATATAACTCATTTTGAGTTGTTAAGTATCATGCTTATAAGAGAAAGTACAAAATTGATATTTGCAATCTGTTTTGCTTGGTGGACTTGATGCCACTTCAAGGGATGCCAGTGATGTGTACGCCATGCTTCGATGTACTCACGTCTGGGGCTCTGATCCATATAAGATGATTTGTGTGACTGGAAGCTCTTTGCTAACCGATACCTGCAGGGACACCTCCAGGGCATCCCCAAGGGACACACTGGGAGTTCTGTTGCTTGTGTCATTGAAATTAAGGCTGTACTCAAGGCAGTCTGGAAAGGAATATGTGAAACCAGCAAGAGGTGCAAGGGAAAGAACTGACATGTCATAAGACAGGAATGAGTACCCAAATGACTGGTACGCCACTATAGCAACTATAAAACGTGACATTGTCAAAGATTATTTAGGAAAATCTAAGTTTTCagaattgacttttttttttactggattAGAGAGCAGCGTATAGCTGAAGGAAACAGTGGgcacagataaacagaaatgCCTGAGGTTTTTAGTGGTATTTCTGAGTGGTCTAATTCTTTagttctattatttctttataatcGACATTAATGATCTGTATTCTAAGActagtagtggtattggtaaATTTGTGACGATTTTATAAAGTCATGGTAAGACACAAGCGTGTCACGAAGGGACCTGAACAGAAtgcaagtggagagagagagtgaaaaagaaaaagaaaatgcaattcAATGTCACTGTAGTAATCTCCacatagaaaaacaagaacaaaattcaGATAACTATATGCTATAGGCGAGAGATTTAGGTGTGATAGTAAGCCCCAGTCTCCGGCCTATGAAGCAGTGTGGTAGAGAATAGAGCAGGAAATAGCGTTACTACTTCATTGATAGGAATATAAGTCGTAAAACCGCAGATATGACTCAAATGTTAAAGCTTGTTTTACTCAGGCTCATAAAGATTATCCTAcacagttttattttccttattacaGAATGAACGTCGTTGATAGGATAATGGATGTTCAAAGAAGAATGGCTAAGATGATccaggaataaaaataaaaaagtacctGACCATGATAAGCTAAAACATTACCCTACATTCACTAAAAGACATAGGGTACGTGTTGATGTGATGGAAGTGTTTCATTGGGTTAAAGGACTCAGGTTctcaacaaaggaaaaataaatcatgtTCTCTTATTCAGGGAACAAGTTAGAACTTGTTGAATTGTTGTAAACTACACCAAGTCAAGGCAAAGACTAGATTGGAAATAATAGCgtagatgaataaaacaaacttgGTAAGAACATATTAGATACACAAGCATAACATTGTTTCAAGAGGTTAGATAAATCTTTGAATGAAGTCTTGTGTAGGACAACTAGTCTTGCAATACCCGTATTTTCTCATGTTCATAAGTCCTTAGATTATATATTTTACTCTCACCTACAAGTTTTATTCAGTAAGACTGGTCCTTCAGTCGAAACCTATAAAACATACCAGTGTGGCCTTCCGTTGATATCTGAAGAAGACCTTCATAGTGACAATGATGCAATAACTCCCCACTAGGTGGAGTCGCAACTAACAGTGGCAGGACAGACACAGGTGAGTGGAACTCTTCTAGTGGTTCATGACTATAATCCATATAGTGTACGGAATgggaagagaggatggaagagaaatacAGGCGTGTGCACAACCTTCTATCATAAATCTTCGACTATTGAAGCTTCAGTGCATAGTAGTTCCCCTTATATTGCAGACTGCTAAAACTTGGTTAAATTAAAGTATATGACAGGTTTGGAAAAGTGataatcctactactactactacgaatactaccatcaccactactattacaactacagtactatcatcaccaccaccaccattactacaactactactacaactactactaccccatTAGAAAGAACTACGCAGTTGATAAGAAAAACCAATCAAGCCTACCCTTTGCCATACGCTCGTCGCCTTGTATCCTTTGCAGCAGAACGAGGAGAACCAGGAACCAGGTGGTCAGGCAGTGGAAGAGATGCATGGTCGTGACAGCAGCGGCGGTGGTCCCCACTGGATACCTGGCATTTATTTTgtgcgttgtttattttgtgtcGTCAGCGTAACTGTAATGGAATAAGGTTGTTGAGAGGCACCACGCCAAGGCTGTGTATAATTTGTCATCTCGGGAGATGGTGATGTCATGGCAGTTGATTATGTACAGGGACACCCATTAGCGGAGGATACGGCCCCGTTTGTGTGGCCTCCACTTCcagttggtctctctctctctctctctctctctctctctctctctctctctctctctctctctctctctctctctctctctctctctcacacacacacacacacacacacacacacacacacacacacacacacacacacgtacgcacattTTACCGTGACTCagatcaaaagaaaataagtgattCATCGTCACTCACTGCTGACTCACAAGAAGAACAATCTAAATAGATAGCGAAGTAAacagagggtgtgtgtgtgtgtgtgtgtgtgtgtgtgtgtgtgtgttacactcCCCGTATTACCTAATCTACACTATTAttagcttcctctctctctctctctctctctctctctctctctctctctctctctctctctctctctctctcagacatttcATTATCCAACCCTATATTATAGAATCATTTAATAGATGTAATACAATACATCTATCAGTCTTTGTCCTCCAGGGAGTAGGCGTGCCTCCACTATTTGGTTTCCCAAACTTATAAACAACACTGTACCTTCACTTTGCTGTGGAGGTGG
Above is a window of Portunus trituberculatus isolate SZX2019 chromosome 43, ASM1759143v1, whole genome shotgun sequence DNA encoding:
- the LOC123518300 gene encoding uncharacterized protein LOC123518300 isoform X1, encoding MHLFHCLTTWFLVLLVLLQRIQGDERMAKDCLEYSLNFNDTSNRTPSVSLGDALEVSLQVSVSKELPVTQIILYGSEPQTYIAVNQEKATLNYGNEHKHLTLASDRSSFSWIHLVLDPIGVDTLLVYTPADRLNAITANVNVGFSVYVSSNKETHVTFNCLSGCLIRDNLSALIRGKVKLQTPFTMYVNPIPRPPPAPLKLSITPMLTLTPDKGLNVTVNASEWTAGKWHRVKILKAENHQEEKIEQPRNGTDNVKEVQIWVHKANYRISRLRGFRWTLHCAPEGLIDNFPSTDIPDPGTNTDGDISSTSPSESGDGAGPSEGKEGDKSRRKGGAGAGMVTAWVMAGLALFLVMVLTLALCTKTTQSSNPNQFHDSQPSVGIVYCKGANREPEEDSEPESPNELKVPSYRNSHKQFDKTFKEVED
- the LOC123518300 gene encoding uncharacterized protein LOC123518300 isoform X2; amino-acid sequence: MHLFHCLTTWFLVLLVLLQRIQGDERMAKDCLEYSLNFNDTSNRTPSVSLGDALEVSLQVSVSKELPVTQIILYGSEPQTYIAVNQEKATLNYGNEHKHLTLASDRSSFSWIHLVLDPIGVDTLLVYTPADRLNAITANVNVGFSVYVSSNKETHVTFNCLSGCLIRDNLSALIRGKVKLQTPFTMYVNPIPRPPPAPLKLSITPMLTLTPDKGLNVTVNASEWTAGKWHRVKILKAENHQEEKIEQPRNGTDNVKEVQIWVHKANYRISRLRGFRWTLHCAPEGLIDNFPSTESGDGAGPSEGKEGDKSRRKGGAGAGMVTAWVMAGLALFLVMVLTLALCTKTTQSSNPNQFHDSQPSVGIVYCKGANREPEEDSEPESPNELKVPSYRNSHKQFDKTFKEVED